One region of Archocentrus centrarchus isolate MPI-CPG fArcCen1 chromosome 6, fArcCen1, whole genome shotgun sequence genomic DNA includes:
- the LOC115781828 gene encoding uncharacterized protein LOC115781828, protein MGNRFSRRRETPASKPETLATEQKTAKEPAKDSEVTQTQEVTKSENLDVVVEEQVTPVACLPSEECVSECKEAEPSAASGPSTEPALVVKEAPTPVEPEPQVSASKPSPPEPVAEAQFAPVPEPVPSSNPDGDTEVVQPISEPVPAPVEHLEVQTDQLTQESLLESIVSSPPLTDLGIPDVTPIPVPDEPSDPTDGEKCQDSDETTDNSMFEPEKSADTHLEKPVEVEAEECLEKLGSDVNEENFSDTLKNLELKGNDLVSDLIPSDANIPDDTPITDMSTSTELM, encoded by the coding sequence ATGGGAAACAGGTTTAGCAGAAGGCGAGAAACCCCAGCCAGCAAACCTGAAACTTTGGCCACTGAACAGAAGACCGCAAAGGAGCCTGCAAAAGACTCTGAAGTAACGCAGACTCAGGAGGTCACCAAGTCAGAGAATCTAGATGTGGTGGTGGAAGAACAGGTGACCCCAGTGGCGTGTTTACCCAGTGAAGAATGTGTATCAGAATGTAAAGAAGCAGAACCTTCTGCTGCCTCAGGCCCCAGCACAGAACCAGCACTTGTGGTAAAGGAAGCCCCAACTCCAGTCGAACCTGAACCTCAGGTCTCAGCCAGCAAACCTTCACCTCCAGAACCAGTTGCTGAAGCTCAGTTTGCTCCTGTTCCTGAACCAGTACCTTCCTCAAACCCAGATGGAGACACTGAGGTAGTGCAGCCCATCTCAGAGCCTGTACCAGCCCCAGTGGAGCATCTGGAGGTGCAGACAGATCAACTCACACAAGAGTCTCTCCTTGAGTCGATTGTTTCTTCACCCCCTTTGACCGACTTGGGTATCCCTGATGTCACTCCCATCCCTGTCCCAGATGAGCCGTCAGACCCCACAGATGGTGAGAAATGCCAAGACAGTGATGAGACTACTGACAATTCCATGTTTGAGCCAGAAAAGTCTGCAGATACACATCTGGAAAAGCCAGTGGAGGTGGAGGCTGAAGAGTGTTTGGAGAAGCTTGGAAGTGATGTCAATGAGGAAAACTTTAGTGACACCCTAAAGAACTTGGAGCTGAAAGGAAATGACCTTGTCAGTGACCTCATTCCAAGTGATGCCAATATCCCTGATGACACTCCCATCACAGACATGAGCACATCTACTGAGCTCATGTGA
- the LOC115781830 gene encoding uncharacterized protein LOC115781830, protein MDESLRSAMMWPEKKARCDVRSPVCHTRGIFLLLLLIMAQMIISFMPCTAGVFIHSDEVLISPYRFCQIHQNVTLQQSGEWSCDNVYMSHLYELSQSQRPEPGGLSKPHFNSLRVAVYLAVYVPVIIVGFALLGLYSVISDRDEPAIFCSVAFQFGAALLTLAGLIGFLLVYQSYLSWQNITIWFYISLGVVIELAITSALTHVSGKRLRSFWKYSEVLKPLPA, encoded by the exons ATGGATGAATCATTGAG ATCAGCGATGATGTGGCCGGAGAAGAAGGCCAGATGCGACGTGAGGAGTCCCGTATGTCACACTCGTGGGATCTTTCTGCTTCTCCTGCTCATCATGGCTCAGATGATAATCTCCTTCATGCCTTGCACTGCTGGTGTGTTCATTCATTCCGATGAAGTCCTCATCAGCCCCTATAGATTCTGTCAAATCCATCAAAATGTCACACTCCAGCAGAGTGGGGAATGGTCCTGTGATAATGTGTATATGAGTCACCTGTACGAGCTATCGCAGTCCCAAAGACCTGAACCTGGGGGTTTATCTAAGCCACATTTTAACTCCCTCAGAGTAGCAGTTTACCTAGCTGTGTATGTCCCAGTGATTATTGTGGGGTTTGCTCTGTTGGGCTTGTATTCAGTCATCTCTGACAGAGACGAACCTGCTATCTTTTGCAGCGTGGCTTTCCAGTTTGGCGCAGCCTTACTCACCCTGGCTGGTCTTATTGGTTTTTTACTTGTATACCAGTCATACTTGAGTTGGCAAAACATAACCATTTGGTTCTATATCTCTTTGGGTGTGGTGATTGAGCTGGCCATCACATCTGCACTAACCCATGTGTCAGGCAAGCGACTAAGATCATTCTGGAAATACAGTGAAGTGCTTAAGCCTCTCC